Proteins encoded within one genomic window of Marasmius oreades isolate 03SP1 chromosome 6, whole genome shotgun sequence:
- a CDS encoding uncharacterized protein (BUSCO:EOG09265SHM) yields MLQETSNMDRITQLQDEIQQLLLIMSSSISYLTLRSNFLQVSPDIPITKQRAADKYDPPEVFEANKQELVADLIVKAKQVEFLINSLPEPKPEEEQAKRLQALETEMQEANAEYIRAVNRTKSLRTQVSELLRLMLEEVETGLVDGAPD; encoded by the exons ATGCTACAGGAAACCTCAAATATGGACCGCATTACTCAACTACAAGATGAAATACAGCAG CTCCTCTTGATCATGTCCAGTAGCATCAGTTACCTTACTCTACGGTCCAATTTCCTTCAAGTGTCACCAGATATCCCAATCACGAAGCAGAGAGCTGCAGACAAGTACGATCCTCCCGAGGTCTTCGAAG CGAATAAACAGGAACTCGTGGCCGATTTGATCGTTAAAGCAAAACAAGTGGAatttctcatcaattcaTTACCAGAACCCAAGCCCGAAGAAGAACAG gCAAAGCGGTTACAGGCTCTCGAAACGGAAATGCAAGAAGCAAATGCGGAATATATTCGTGCTGTGAACCGTACTA AGTCCCTTCGTACCCAAGTATCTGAATTGCTGCGTCTCATGCTTGAGGAAGTCGAAACTGGTCTTGTCGATGGTGCCCCCGATTGA
- a CDS encoding uncharacterized protein (MEROPS:MER0003541), with protein MMLWIWKGILLAALASSSQAAQQIFGSPLILNSSSSASQAFSDGDNLNLFTPVESLGFVSESEFTTLRHPFFPKHSARIKKSRFCDRTVNAYTGYIDIEARHLFFYFFESRSSPDEDDVIFWTNGGAGASSTMGLFMELGPCRIIDADGPKFHPESWNSNANIFFNDQPVGVGFSYAEYGESVSTTEEAAQDIAAFVSIFFENFNKFKARPFHMAGESYGGRYLPLFASAVYDQNAALLEAGLTPINLASVMIGNGMTDFYESTWSYYDMACTAQSGFTPPPVSISACVQMKRILPRCKKWTKEACLDQYDTINCGAATSWCTEQIAAPFFATGLNPYDISRKCDGKLEETLCYPLTRHINAFLSNSTLRHELGVDNHPSIPSNFTTINWEVNKAFTTTQDLLHPATFHTAALLERGVRVLIYVGTYDWICNWIGNERWTLDLEWSGKEGFREQRLREWVVDGKVAGKMRRLGGLTFVTVDGAGHMAPYDKPKESLELVNRWLAGEKL; from the exons ATGATGTTGTGGATATGGAAAGGTATACTTCTGGCAGCACTAGCCTCGAGCTCTCAAGCGGCTCAGCAAATCTTCGGGTCGCCATTGATATTgaactcttcttcttctgcatcACAAGCATTTTCAGACGGGGATAACCTCAACCTTTTCACACCTGTCGAATCGCTGGGATTCGTGTCAGAATCAGAGTTCACGACTCTCCGTCATCCGTTCTTCCCGAAACATAGTGCTAGGATCAAGAAATCGCGGTTTTGTGATCGGACTGTGAA TGCTTATACGGGTTACATCGATATCGAAGCACGACATTTGTTTTTCTACTTTTTCGAGTCTAGGTCTTCGcctgatgaggatgatgtcATCTTTTGGACGAATGGAG GAGCGGGAGCGTCGTCTACGATGGGGCTGTTCATGGAGTTGG GACCGTGTAGGATTATCGATGCAGACGGCCCCAAGTTTCATCCGGAATCATGGAACTCGAATGCTAATATCTTCTTCAACGACCAACCTGTTGGTGTCGGATTCTCGTACGCCGAGTATGGAGAGTCGGTC AGCACAACTGAAGAAGCAGCACAAGATATCGCTGCCTTTGTATCCATTTTCTTCGAAAACttcaacaagttcaaggcTCGACCTTTCCATATGGCTGGAGAATCTTATGGA GGCCGTTACCTTCCTTTGTTCGCATCTGCTGTATATGACCAGAACGCAGCCCTTCTAGAGGCTGGATTGACCCCAATCAACCTGGCTTCCGTCATGATAG GCAACGGGATGACCGACTTTTACGAATCCACCTGGTCTTACTACGACATGGCTTGTACCGCTCAATCAGGCTTTACACCACCCCCTGTTAGCATCAGTGCTTGCGTGCAGATGAAGCGAATC CTGCCGAGATGCAAGAAATGGACCAAGGAAGCGTGTCTAGACCAATACGATACTATCAATTGCGGTGCGGCAACGTCTTGGTGTACAGAGCAAATCGCTGCACCGTTCTTCGCTACTG GTCTCAACCCGTACGATATCAGTCGAAAGTGTGATGGGAAACTCGAAGAGACGCTGTGCTACCCATTGACAAG ACACATAAACGCGTTCCTATCAAATTCTACCCTCAGACACGAGTTGGGGGTAGACAACCACCCTTCCATCCCGTCCAATTTCACCACCATAAACTGGGAAGTAAACAAAGCCTTTACGACCACCCAAGACCTCTTACACCCCGCAACCTTCCACACAGCAGCTCTCCTTGAACGAGGGGTAAGGGTTCTTATATACGTAGGGACGTATGATTGGATATGTAATTGGATTGGGAACGAACGGTGGACGCTTGATTTGgagtggagtgggaaagaGGGGTTTAGGGAGCAGAGGTTGAGGGAGTGGGTTGTGGATGGGAAGGTTGCtgggaagatgaggaggTTGGGGGGGTTGACGTTTGTGACGGTAGATGGGGCGGGACATATG GCCCCATATGATAAGCCTAAAGAGTCTTTGGAATTGGTGAACCGCTGGTTGGCCGGGGAGAAACTTTGA
- a CDS encoding uncharacterized protein (MEROPS:MER0037869), whose protein sequence is MHSLLTLCFFLSFSQAVPIHETSNLLARNDHDLQRGGFSLPIQRKKLNRKLGRRRYWRRQDVSGATGLGNNNDLLYTTPIKLGDKVTAVHLDTGSSDLWAITEDCSQDACSRLSPLTHPISSNGLNITNTNVVMHYGDSLTGTSATGKVAVDTATIAGIAITNQPFGAVTATTNTVVQFGAAGILGLGFPSGSEIQEAIVSAETGPLVSTDSFVKSTWKSGPVLSRISMTHMLKDPMFAIELQRSTIDISEENGRLTIGELPDGVDPNSITWVPVKLYTPAEGGLKPPSFAPDEIYPFRWEIDIDGVFLDGKRLADSTIPVSGGVNSTRVTALIDTGNSIIRGPRDVVEDILGRVSTNFKPGVANSATFPCEVPHRLAYMIGGKMFPIDPRDFIGEARPNDSTTCVADNLVETDAPGFGATFRWSLGDPFFKSNLVAFHYGNLTHPSVDPPRIGIMSRVPADADAKLTQAVNDAKTNGGAFENTIQIAPTDSAATAAQVTVSDDPNKARPTGVNAGGGGGTGTSPTSSSKPVVTIGMDGPSGGSKKNNSAGFGTSATVHAGGGVIMAMVGMVLGSVLVW, encoded by the exons ATGCACTCTTTATTGACtctctgtttcttcttgaGTTTCAGTCAAGCAGTCCCTATTCACGAAACTTCCAATCTGCTGGCAAGAAATGATCATGATCTCCAACGCGGCGGGTTCTCTCTTCCTAtccagaggaagaaattgaacAGAAAGcttggaagaaggagataTTGGAGACGTCAGGACGTTAGTGGTGCGACTGGTTTAGGGAACAACAACGATTT GCTTTACACCACCCCCATCAAACTCGGTGATAAAGTTACCGCTGTGCATCTCGACACTGGTTCCAGTGATTTATGGGCTATCACAGAAGATTGTTCCCAAGATGCTTGTTCACGTCTCTCCCCCTTAACCCACCCCATCTCTTCCaacggtctcaatatcacCAACACCAATGTCGTCATGCACTATGGTGATTCCCTGACAGGCACCAGCGCTACTGGTAAGGTCGCAGTCGACACTGCAACCATCGCTGGTATCGCTATCACCAATCAACCCTTCGGCGCTGTTACCGCCACGACAAACACTGTCGTTCAATTTGGTGCTGCTGGGATACTCGGTCTCGGATTTCCTAGTGGAAGTGAAATTCAAGAAGCCATCGTGTCTGCAGAAACAGGCCCTCTGGTGTCAACAGATTCGTTTGTAAAGTCGACTTGGAAATCTGGTCCGGTGTTGTCGCGTATCAGCATGACCCACATGTTGAAAGATCCCATGTTCGCGATTGAACTTCAGAGGAGTACTATTGACATTAGTGAAGAAAATGGTCGATTGACGATTGGCGAGCTTCCGGATGGTGTCGATCCGAATAGTATCACCTGGGTTCCTGTTAAGCTTTATACCCCTGCTGAAGGTGGATTAAAGCCCCCTAGTTTCGCACCCGACGAAATCTATCCGTT CCGTTGGGAAATTGATATTGATGGTGTTTTTCTGGACGGGAAGCGACTTGCAGATTCTACTATCCCAGTATCTGGTGGTGTTAACTCAACACGTGTCACTGCTCTTATTGATACTGGGAACTCCATCATTCGTGGTCCTAGGGATGTCGTCGAAGACATACTTGGACGAGTGTCAACTAACTTTAAGCCGGGGGTGGCTAATTCTGCTACATTCCCTTGTGAGGTTCCGCACAGGCTTGCGTATATGATTGGTGGCAAG ATGTTCCCGATTGACCCAAGGGATTTCATTGGGGAAGCCAGACCTAACGATTCAACGACGTGTGTTGCTGATAATCTTGTTGAGACTGATGCTCCTGGTTTTGGTGCGACCTTTCGATGGAGTTTGGGAGATCCGTTTTTCAAGTC AAACCTCGTCGCGTTCCATTATGGTAATTTAACACATCCATCTGTTGACCCGCCCAGGATTGGGATCATGTCCCGTGTACCAGCGGATGCGGACGCGAAGCTCACGCAAGCTGTTAATGATGCTAAGACTAATGGTGGAGCATTTGAGA ACACGATTCAGATTGCACCCACTGATAGTGCAGCCACTGCTGCTCAAGTTACTGTATCTGATGATCCTAACAAGGCAAGGCCTACGGGTGTGAacgctggtggtggtggtggtactgGTACTTCTCCGACGTCTTCATCTAAGCCTGTCGTTACGATTGGTATGGATGGTCCGAGTGGAGGGTCCAAGAAGAACAACTCTGCTGGTTTTGGTACCTCTGCCACGGTTCATGCTGGAGGTGGTGTAATTATGGCTATGGTGGGGATGGTGTTGGGAAGTGTGTTGGTTTGGTGA
- a CDS encoding uncharacterized protein (CAZy:GT15): MHPRIPSLLALVAVIVILFILLPHSPVNPTKYICSSNFLSDTLIGHRVAPDVAPAHDNVVIYMLAQPHRFDQAAVTLRSIENSFNRRLKYPYVVFMSEDELGQVTDEMRGRVDGITDGKVTFATLRKEEWDVPEHLDKSRVEESLRTIGFSMGYRSMCRFNSGLFYRHPALAKYDWIWRIDSDIEFHCDVNFDPIQRMIDAKALYGFIQIARDYTFVQPTLVETVSRFVANHSDMIPLDANLGFGWKSPRSVQKLLEGHATNEDWIMSIMYNNFEISHRSVWESELYAKFFDYLDEAGGFFYERWGDAPVHSLGISMLLKKDQVMHFSNEMGYQHPANSGWSYGCARSSPLCTCNKAGRSNFNYRQNEWFKAPEYDRSGT; the protein is encoded by the exons ATGCACCCCCGCATACCTTCCTTACTTGCCCTGGTGGCGGTCATTGTGATTTTATTCATCCTTCTTCCTCACTCTCCCGTGAATCCAACAAAGTACATCTGCTCCTCCAACTTTCTTTCTGACACTCTTATCGGCCATCGTGTTGCTCCAGACGTTGCGCCCGCTCACGATAACGTTGTCATATACATGCTCGCCCAACCTCATCGCTTTGACCAAGCCGCGGTTACTCTCAGGTCCATAGAAAATAGTTTCAACCGACGACTGAAGTACCCTTATGTTGTGTTCATGTCCGAAGACGAGCTAGGCCAGGTGACCGATGAAATGAGAGGGAGGGTTGATGGGATAACGGATGGCAAGGTGACTTTTG cCACTCTACGAAAGGAAGAATGGGATGTACCGGAACATTTGGACAAGTCTCGCGTTGAGGAGTCGTTAAGGACTATTGG GTTCTCCATGGGTTATCGTTCAATGTGTCGATTCAACTCCG GACTGTTCTATCGCCATCCGGCGCTCGCCAAGTACGACTGGATTTGGAGAATCGACAGTGACATCGAGTTTCACTGCGATGTG AATTTCGACCCAATACAGCGGATGATAGACGCCAAAGCCCTTTACG GCTTCATACAAATCGCCCGGGATTATACTTTTGTCCAACCTACTTTAGTCGAGacagtctctcgattcgtgGCCAATCATTCGGACATGATACCCTTGGATGCCAATCTTGGCTTCGGATGGAAATCTCCACGAAGTGTACAGAAACTCCTCGAAGGGCATGCGACGAATGAGGATTGGATTATGTCGATTATGTAT AACAACTTTGAGATTTCTCATCGCAGTGTGTGGGAGAGTGAATTGTACGCAAAATTTTTCGACTACTTGGATGAAGCTGGAG GTTTCTTCTACGAAAGGTGGGGAGACGCGCCGGTACACTCGCTTGGTATCTCGATGTTATTGAAGAAAGATCAAGTGATGCACTTTTCGAATGAGATGGG CTATCAGCACCCTGCTAATTCTGGATGGAGTTATGGGTGTGCTAGAAGCTCTCCGCTGTGTACTTGTAACAAGGCTGGTCGTTCTA ATTTCAACTATAGACAAAACGA GTGGTTCAAGGCCCCGGAATATGATCGCTCAGGAACTTGA